A region from the bacterium genome encodes:
- a CDS encoding type II secretion system F family protein: MPTYSYVIKDAAGNRQEDNIKAASYEAAVEVLRRKGAAQIVSVREIKGGLALDEMSVGEQLSLAVYRWRTRVPLKTLVFFTRQLSTMFSAGLTIERAIQNLLQEERNHKFKKVLVQVATDLKKGYALSECLAKHPGVYSNLYVALVHAGEVSGNLHVILEQLSDYLESVADTQRKVVSAMSYPVFSVIFLTGVISFLMIFVVPMFEDVYSKFSAKLPFATLVLMNISKLMVNQAPLVFLFAVATIVGLWVLTKTKRGGLVWDNMKLRFPVFGGLLMSSLMDKFARTFGILIGSGVPVLESLSHSIRVVENRVIGNALRDAQHMIKDGYAISVAMKKTGVFPPIMVQLIQTGEETGEINKLLEKVSEFYSKQVDATIGRLTSLIEPLLIILIGGVIGIILIAIYLPVFMLGRAIQSGS; the protein is encoded by the coding sequence ATGCCGACATACAGTTACGTCATCAAAGACGCTGCGGGCAACCGTCAGGAAGACAATATCAAGGCCGCGAGCTATGAGGCCGCGGTAGAGGTTCTTCGCCGCAAGGGTGCGGCCCAGATTGTCTCAGTTCGGGAAATCAAGGGAGGTCTTGCGCTTGACGAGATGAGCGTCGGCGAGCAGTTAAGCCTAGCGGTTTATCGCTGGCGGACGCGCGTTCCTCTCAAGACCCTGGTGTTTTTCACGCGGCAGCTTTCCACGATGTTCTCCGCGGGTTTGACGATTGAGCGCGCGATTCAGAATTTGCTTCAGGAAGAGCGCAACCATAAGTTCAAGAAAGTGCTTGTACAGGTTGCGACGGACCTGAAGAAGGGATACGCTCTGTCCGAGTGCCTCGCCAAGCACCCGGGTGTTTACTCGAATTTGTACGTAGCGCTGGTGCATGCGGGTGAAGTCTCGGGTAACCTGCACGTAATTCTTGAGCAGCTCTCCGACTATCTGGAATCAGTCGCCGACACGCAGCGAAAGGTCGTTTCAGCGATGTCGTATCCCGTGTTTTCGGTGATATTCCTGACGGGAGTGATCTCATTCCTGATGATATTCGTGGTGCCGATGTTCGAGGATGTCTATTCGAAATTCTCGGCTAAATTGCCGTTTGCCACGCTGGTGCTGATGAATATTTCGAAGCTGATGGTTAATCAGGCACCGCTGGTCTTTCTCTTTGCGGTGGCGACTATCGTCGGTTTGTGGGTGCTGACCAAGACGAAGCGTGGCGGTCTAGTTTGGGACAACATGAAGCTGCGCTTTCCGGTTTTCGGTGGGCTGCTGATGTCGTCACTGATGGACAAGTTTGCGCGTACATTTGGTATTCTAATCGGCTCAGGCGTACCCGTTCTCGAATCTCTTAGTCACTCCATTCGCGTTGTTGAGAACCGAGTGATTGGAAATGCCTTGCGCGACGCTCAGCACATGATTAAGGACGGCTACGCGATTTCGGTTGCCATGAAGAAAACGGGTGTGTTTCCGCCTATCATGGTACAGCTGATTCAAACCGGCGAGGAGACCGGTGAAATCAACAAGCTGCTCGAGAAAGTATCAGAATTCTATTCGAAGCAGGTGGATGCCACAATCGGCCGCTTGACATCACTTATTGAACCGTTGCTCATCATTTTGATTGGCGGCGTGATTGGTATCATTTTGATTGCAATTTACCTCCCGGTGTTCATGTTGGGCCGCGCGATTCAGTCAGGTTCGTAA
- a CDS encoding SLBB domain-containing protein has translation MKATSKRSPRVQVAALSWLGLLIFGIASGWAQETSQSSNTSLKSDILKRMSGQSVLPTEFGQAVYEGAVDRNSYRVGPGDKLILQIWSPTYEETPAVVSGDGRVAVPFAGPVEVTGKTLAEAEELISAEFQSALRRGRVSVTLFEPRKTRIHVTGAVTFPGTYPMPATSRVADAVDFAGGLKSVLEFRAGDSVMVPMASMRRIEMRNGQTGAVSVVDLQRFFQGGDITGNPYILDGAVIFVPPAQSGVQVGIFGEVRNPGLYEHAQGDNVETLLALGGGLTELADSSMLSIERGNGEVESLNFSASSLAMPVHVGDRVYVGGKPRSNITGSVTISGQVSHPGGYTIVPGKTTVAELLNKCGGLLEDAASQSARLIRKSDDRVVNERRRVAANPLKTMVKDDPIMLADLEMSAEFSRWDYGTVVLDLSASEGESGFSGNVVLQDGDHLEVPSQPLGVRVLGYVNNAGEVPWQEGATLNHYIAQAGGKNSAGWKGRTVVLKARNGSQLRYTRKLSIDPGDVLFVPQRPRTTGWERIKDVIQVAAQAATIVLVLDTATKK, from the coding sequence GTGAAGGCAACGAGTAAGCGCTCGCCGCGAGTGCAGGTCGCGGCACTGAGTTGGCTTGGTCTGTTGATCTTTGGAATCGCATCTGGGTGGGCACAAGAGACAAGCCAGTCCAGCAATACTTCGCTGAAGTCGGACATTTTGAAACGGATGTCCGGCCAATCCGTATTGCCAACGGAGTTTGGTCAGGCCGTTTATGAAGGCGCTGTTGACAGAAACAGCTATCGCGTAGGGCCAGGCGACAAACTGATTCTTCAGATTTGGAGTCCAACCTATGAGGAGACTCCTGCGGTTGTCTCCGGTGATGGCCGAGTGGCGGTTCCGTTTGCAGGACCGGTTGAGGTCACGGGAAAAACACTGGCAGAAGCCGAGGAATTGATCTCGGCGGAGTTCCAGTCAGCTCTTCGGCGTGGCCGCGTGTCCGTAACGCTCTTTGAACCTCGCAAGACGAGGATCCACGTCACGGGCGCGGTGACGTTCCCAGGTACCTACCCGATGCCGGCAACGTCACGAGTAGCCGATGCGGTTGATTTCGCCGGCGGCTTGAAGTCGGTGTTGGAGTTCAGGGCCGGAGATTCGGTGATGGTACCGATGGCATCCATGCGCAGAATCGAAATGCGGAATGGTCAAACGGGCGCAGTTAGCGTCGTGGACCTTCAGCGATTCTTTCAGGGAGGAGACATCACCGGTAATCCATACATCTTGGACGGCGCTGTGATATTCGTACCTCCGGCGCAAAGCGGGGTTCAAGTCGGGATTTTTGGTGAAGTCCGTAATCCGGGATTGTATGAGCACGCGCAAGGTGACAATGTAGAAACTCTGCTTGCTTTGGGCGGAGGCCTAACGGAGCTTGCAGACTCATCGATGCTCAGCATAGAACGCGGCAACGGTGAAGTTGAATCTTTGAATTTTTCGGCGTCTTCGCTTGCGATGCCTGTGCACGTCGGTGACCGGGTGTATGTCGGCGGCAAACCTCGCTCTAACATAACGGGTTCGGTCACGATCAGCGGACAAGTCAGTCATCCCGGCGGTTATACAATTGTCCCGGGAAAAACGACGGTAGCCGAGTTGCTGAACAAGTGCGGGGGACTTTTGGAGGATGCCGCATCGCAGTCTGCCAGGCTGATTCGAAAGTCCGATGACCGGGTTGTCAATGAACGCAGAAGAGTGGCGGCCAATCCGCTCAAGACGATGGTGAAGGACGATCCGATTATGCTTGCCGACCTTGAAATGTCGGCGGAGTTTTCGCGGTGGGATTACGGCACAGTTGTCCTTGATTTATCTGCGAGTGAAGGTGAATCCGGGTTTTCCGGGAATGTGGTTCTCCAGGACGGCGATCATTTGGAAGTGCCGTCTCAGCCCCTGGGGGTCCGGGTGCTTGGTTATGTGAACAATGCCGGAGAGGTGCCTTGGCAAGAAGGCGCGACATTGAATCATTACATTGCACAGGCGGGCGGCAAGAACAGCGCGGGCTGGAAGGGGCGAACTGTGGTCTTGAAGGCGAGAAACGGTTCTCAACTTAGATACACGAGAAAATTATCAATTGACCCGGGCGACGTGCTGTTTGTTCCCCAGCGGCCGCGAACAACGGGATGGGAGCGCATCAAGGATGTTATTCAAGTGGCCGCGCAGGCCGCAACGATTGTCTTGGTGTTGGACACCGCAACAAAGAAATAG
- the tadA gene encoding Flp pilus assembly complex ATPase component TadA: MREKLGEILVRLGHITSQQLNDGLTRQKETRKKIGETLVSLGHCSEENVYAALAKQWGFEYIPAETLTAKNPNALAVVPEGFAKEHLVIPLGLTDSTIIVAMADPDDIVAVDNLEKLSGKRVDAKLASPLAILNAIENSYEKIRKAGEVTEAIGDLQFFATSDEDDESLVDMSKTAAAEDAPVVKLVNLMLQDAIKSRATDIHIEPQEESLIVRFRVDGVLAEVMRPPKASHAGIVSRIKILSKLNIAEKRLPQDGRFTVRTAEKEIDMRVSILPLVTGEKIVMRLLDKSAFAFSLATLGFVEEDGKIFRRWIRQPYGMVIISGPTGAGKSTTLFAALNEIKSVEDNITTVEDPVEYHVPGVNQVQTKAKIGLTFAAALRSILRQDPDKLLIGEIRDEETADIAVKFALTGHLVFSTVHANDAPSTITRLLDIGVPPFLCGSVLNLVMAQRLVRRICQHCKVEYEPDEAEMQALLIDKDFLKGRKFWRGRGCAQCRNTGYHGRTGIFEILEMRRNIRSLVFDNANQDEIRNAALANGMVTLRDAAFKKIFAGVTTSHELLRVTVQEI; encoded by the coding sequence ATGCGCGAAAAGCTTGGCGAGATACTGGTTCGTTTGGGCCATATCACATCGCAACAGCTCAATGATGGGCTGACTCGACAAAAAGAAACCCGTAAGAAGATCGGCGAGACGCTTGTCTCTTTGGGGCATTGCTCTGAGGAAAACGTGTACGCGGCATTGGCGAAGCAGTGGGGATTTGAGTATATCCCGGCTGAGACACTGACCGCTAAGAATCCGAACGCACTTGCAGTCGTACCGGAAGGCTTTGCAAAGGAGCACCTTGTCATTCCCTTGGGGTTGACCGATTCGACGATAATCGTCGCGATGGCCGACCCGGATGACATTGTTGCGGTTGACAATCTCGAGAAATTGTCTGGAAAGCGTGTGGATGCGAAATTAGCATCTCCACTGGCAATTTTAAATGCGATTGAGAACTCGTATGAGAAGATTCGCAAGGCGGGTGAAGTAACCGAGGCAATCGGCGATCTGCAATTTTTTGCGACGTCGGACGAGGACGACGAGAGTCTCGTGGACATGAGCAAGACGGCGGCTGCGGAGGACGCTCCGGTCGTCAAGCTCGTGAACCTGATGCTGCAGGACGCGATCAAATCGCGCGCGACCGACATCCACATCGAACCTCAGGAAGAATCACTGATTGTGCGCTTCCGTGTTGACGGTGTGTTGGCGGAAGTCATGCGCCCTCCGAAGGCGTCGCATGCAGGAATCGTCTCACGTATCAAGATTCTGTCAAAACTGAACATTGCCGAGAAGCGTTTGCCGCAGGACGGTCGTTTTACGGTGCGGACGGCGGAGAAGGAAATTGACATGCGCGTATCGATCCTTCCGCTTGTGACCGGTGAGAAGATAGTGATGCGTTTGCTGGACAAATCTGCGTTCGCCTTCAGTTTGGCAACGCTCGGTTTTGTGGAAGAAGACGGTAAGATCTTCCGCCGCTGGATTCGTCAGCCGTACGGCATGGTGATTATTTCGGGTCCGACGGGTGCGGGTAAGTCCACGACGCTGTTCGCGGCTTTGAATGAAATCAAGAGTGTCGAAGACAACATTACGACTGTGGAAGACCCGGTCGAGTACCACGTTCCCGGCGTTAATCAGGTGCAGACCAAGGCAAAAATCGGATTGACATTTGCGGCGGCGCTGCGTTCAATTTTGCGTCAGGATCCCGACAAGCTGTTGATCGGCGAAATTCGAGACGAAGAAACGGCGGACATCGCGGTGAAGTTCGCATTGACCGGACACCTTGTGTTCTCAACTGTTCACGCGAACGACGCGCCCTCCACAATTACACGATTGTTGGACATCGGTGTTCCGCCGTTCCTATGCGGATCGGTGCTGAACCTTGTGATGGCCCAGCGTCTTGTGCGTCGAATTTGCCAGCACTGCAAGGTTGAATACGAACCGGATGAAGCCGAGATGCAGGCGCTGCTGATAGACAAGGACTTCTTGAAGGGAAGAAAGTTTTGGCGTGGTCGCGGCTGTGCGCAATGCAGGAACACCGGCTACCACGGTCGAACGGGTATTTTCGAGATATTGGAGATGCGCCGCAATATTCGATCGCTGGTATTCGATAACGCCAATCAGGACGAGATACGGAATGCGGCCTTGGCGAACGGCATGGTGACGCTGCGCGATGCAGCATTCAAGAAAATATTTGCAGGGGTTACAACCAGTCACGAGCTCTTGCGCGTGACGGTTCAGGAAATCTAA
- the obgE gene encoding GTPase ObgE: MFVDRAKIYVKAGDGGDGRVSFLREAYRPLGGPDGGDGGDGGSVWLIADPQLHTLMDLRHQVEFYAENGEMGGRKKCSGKGGKDFELRLPVGTQVFTDEGLIADLSEPGQRLCIAEGGRGGKGNYNFVTARNQAPRKATNGKPGVERNLLLELRLMADVGLVGLPNAGKSTLLSVLTAARPKIAPYPFTTLSPNLGIVRPTEYTSFVLADLPGLIEGASEGKGLGFEFLRHVERTRILLFLLDATSTDIKADLKILKAELKQWNPDLLKRPSLIVLSKKDLLPEGEPLPKGPWKHSISSATHEGIEELIKKLWLLLESAPIPKIFREPDDLPEPGKKAIESEFEDEWD, encoded by the coding sequence ATGTTTGTTGATCGAGCCAAAATATATGTGAAAGCCGGCGATGGCGGCGATGGCAGGGTTTCGTTTTTGCGCGAAGCCTACCGACCGCTCGGGGGACCAGATGGCGGCGACGGCGGAGATGGTGGCTCGGTATGGTTGATTGCCGATCCGCAGCTGCACACGCTGATGGACTTACGGCATCAGGTTGAGTTCTATGCCGAAAATGGCGAAATGGGCGGGCGAAAGAAGTGCAGTGGTAAGGGCGGTAAGGACTTTGAATTACGTTTGCCCGTTGGTACTCAAGTCTTCACTGACGAGGGGTTGATCGCAGATTTGTCGGAACCCGGACAGCGCTTGTGCATTGCGGAAGGGGGCAGGGGCGGCAAAGGCAATTACAACTTTGTGACAGCCCGAAATCAGGCTCCGAGAAAAGCCACGAACGGGAAACCGGGGGTTGAACGGAATCTTCTGCTTGAGCTAAGGCTGATGGCAGATGTAGGGTTGGTCGGTCTGCCCAACGCAGGAAAATCCACGCTCTTATCCGTATTGACTGCCGCCAGGCCAAAAATTGCGCCTTATCCGTTTACGACTCTTTCACCGAATCTCGGTATCGTTCGTCCAACGGAGTATACGAGCTTCGTGCTGGCAGACCTGCCGGGGCTGATTGAAGGGGCGTCGGAGGGTAAAGGGCTGGGGTTTGAATTTCTGAGACATGTGGAGCGAACAAGAATCCTACTGTTTCTGCTTGATGCGACGAGCACGGACATAAAAGCGGACTTGAAGATTCTGAAGGCTGAACTGAAGCAATGGAATCCGGACTTATTAAAGAGGCCGAGCTTGATAGTCCTGTCAAAAAAGGATTTGCTGCCGGAGGGCGAACCTCTTCCCAAGGGTCCGTGGAAGCATTCGATTTCATCGGCAACACACGAAGGAATCGAGGAGCTGATCAAGAAGCTGTGGTTATTGCTGGAGAGTGCGCCCATCCCCAAGATATTTCGAGAGCCGGATGATTTGCCGGAGCCGGGCAAGAAGGCAATTGAATCGGAGTTTGAGGACGAGTGGGACTAA
- a CDS encoding prepilin peptidase yields the protein MTVETPWGPLPAVPVLIVAGFLGACFGSFANVLIYRLPAEESLLQPPSRCPSCERPIAWYDNIPVLSWLILGGKCRNCKTAISAQYPLIEAASAGLAVFAVWKWGATFAGMAHGLLFIGLLALTIIDLRHWLLPFAITIPLTLIGFAGAAFFDMLPLSESLVGAAVGFGIFLLMLLGGKYVFKKEAMGGGDVVFGAMAGSFLGWQLTLLMIFVASALGTLVALILLTLRKSIMDRAIPFGPFLAAGLVVCLFWGRGFIEAYLKMLGF from the coding sequence TTGACCGTAGAAACTCCGTGGGGGCCGTTGCCGGCCGTACCGGTTTTGATTGTGGCTGGTTTCCTGGGCGCATGCTTCGGAAGCTTTGCAAATGTCTTGATTTACAGGCTTCCTGCCGAGGAGTCACTGCTTCAGCCACCGTCACGCTGCCCGTCGTGTGAACGCCCGATTGCATGGTATGACAACATCCCGGTACTGAGCTGGCTGATCTTGGGAGGTAAATGCAGAAACTGCAAGACTGCAATTTCAGCGCAATATCCCTTGATTGAAGCGGCCTCGGCAGGGTTGGCGGTGTTTGCAGTGTGGAAGTGGGGTGCGACCTTCGCAGGAATGGCCCATGGGCTGCTTTTTATCGGGTTATTGGCCCTGACCATCATTGACCTCCGGCATTGGCTGCTTCCGTTCGCCATAACGATTCCGCTTACTCTGATCGGCTTCGCAGGGGCGGCCTTCTTCGACATGCTGCCTCTGTCGGAGTCGTTAGTGGGGGCGGCGGTCGGTTTTGGGATATTCCTCTTGATGTTGCTGGGGGGGAAGTATGTTTTCAAGAAGGAAGCCATGGGAGGGGGCGATGTGGTCTTTGGAGCGATGGCGGGAAGCTTTTTAGGCTGGCAGTTGACGTTGCTCATGATCTTTGTGGCCTCTGCGCTCGGGACTCTTGTTGCGTTGATTTTATTGACTTTACGAAAGAGCATCATGGACAGGGCGATCCCCTTTGGTCCATTTCTGGCGGCCGGTTTGGTCGTATGCTTATTCTGGGGGAGGGGCTTTATCGAGGCCTATCTGAAAATGCTCGGTTTCTGA
- the dprA gene encoding DNA-protecting protein DprA: MGLNDTEKVALLNLLAIPGIGAWGAIRLVKEFGLPSKVFHAGDGALRSVPRIGEKAIEAIHKSASQGEAGRKQFVAAAGHGANVVSFWDEEYPPLLRELEQDAPAVLFVKGNLQLNARRVAFVGTRRASDYGKRACRELVSSLAGSGIHVMSGLASGIDGAAHAAALDRGLPTEAVFGCGIDIVYPESHKALAERIVASGGALVSEYPPGTPPTVYTFPQRNRIIAGLSSATIVVEAPEKSGALITARLALSFGREVGAVPGFVVGGKAKGCHELIKEGAALIDSGQDILDLIKISTRAVDVVEAAPAPALAEPELKLWELIPSSDKIHIDILAEKASQGTGEVLSRLLMMELKGYIKQLPGKFFVRA; the protein is encoded by the coding sequence GTGGGACTAAACGACACAGAGAAGGTCGCACTACTGAACTTGTTGGCGATACCTGGAATCGGCGCGTGGGGCGCCATTCGTCTGGTCAAGGAGTTCGGATTGCCATCGAAAGTGTTTCATGCCGGTGATGGTGCGCTCAGATCGGTGCCTCGAATAGGGGAAAAGGCGATTGAGGCGATCCACAAGTCTGCTTCGCAGGGTGAAGCAGGGCGCAAGCAATTTGTGGCGGCAGCAGGTCATGGCGCAAATGTGGTCAGTTTCTGGGATGAGGAGTACCCTCCGCTACTCAGAGAACTTGAGCAAGACGCACCTGCTGTCTTGTTTGTGAAAGGTAACCTCCAGTTGAATGCTCGCAGAGTTGCGTTTGTCGGGACCCGCCGCGCGAGCGACTATGGGAAAAGAGCGTGCCGGGAACTCGTTTCATCGCTTGCCGGTTCGGGAATTCACGTCATGAGTGGCCTTGCCAGTGGAATTGACGGTGCGGCACATGCGGCGGCATTGGACCGCGGTCTTCCCACTGAAGCCGTGTTTGGCTGCGGCATTGATATTGTCTATCCGGAAAGCCACAAGGCACTCGCGGAGCGAATTGTCGCATCCGGTGGCGCCCTTGTTTCCGAATACCCTCCGGGTACTCCTCCGACGGTCTATACGTTCCCACAACGAAATCGCATCATTGCCGGTCTGTCATCGGCAACGATAGTGGTTGAGGCACCTGAGAAGTCAGGAGCACTTATAACTGCCCGACTTGCTCTGTCCTTTGGTCGCGAAGTAGGAGCCGTTCCCGGGTTTGTGGTTGGCGGTAAAGCCAAGGGTTGCCATGAGTTGATAAAGGAAGGAGCAGCGCTGATTGATTCAGGTCAGGATATTCTGGATTTGATAAAAATATCGACGAGAGCCGTGGATGTAGTCGAAGCGGCCCCGGCGCCTGCGCTTGCCGAACCTGAACTGAAGCTTTGGGAGCTGATTCCTTCATCAGATAAGATACACATTGACATCCTTGCTGAAAAGGCATCACAGGGAACGGGTGAAGTATTGAGCCGACTCCTGATGATGGAGCTAAAGGGTTACATCAAACAGCTTCCCGGAAAGTTCTTCGTGCGTGCTTGA
- a CDS encoding T9SS type A sorting domain-containing protein, with the protein MIKKYLVLSLVLSVAAAAWAAPATSKRVDTSHKTPVVGNATEVNHTQTAVSRIPDASRLDVIGDLYQAGTTYYDYQHNGTVGRMVGVDANGFVHVVWMNGLDESFAQRDAYYNCWDPNTEDWQELIPDGGVAANTVRAGYVTNTVLPNGFAFPSFHSTPPGESVLTTHASIDFQGAAGAFTPFWQNPFGANQVIWPKIVRDDDGTLHGVSTSDPDTDQGYHYWKATPIYDSGFGIEIQFTTFGTGDQYQVLGNGEVIAPDVAASPVSNRVAVVFNDSRGGEGGITQINNDLKLVISEDGGMNFAPPIDLTDWIEPDFDCASGDTIACNGDTLRPYTCLDVEFDYNDNIHVAFTTRTLYEFGYPGYDAPPTAFINMSSIWHWGEDTDEFSNIVNHNQFATFSNGDSLLGDNAWQLMVQRPSMAFDTLNGGDDMYCSFIWHDSSQYSANYYMSADIWVAYSCNNGRTWFEPINVTNTVTPVGAAPGECLHERDQSLAPLVTYDGAEGFLHLEYVLDTDVGGVPQTEGATTLNNVYYQRIPLADLEFTTPHPYNTVTLHVDGSQHTGTGAVPFDPNNLCATSVGRGGEGIPTAFQLFQNYPNPFNPSTNIQFDLVNASKVTLKVYNVLGEEVATLVDGEALSAGAHTYAFDASRLASGVYMYRLEANGVSATRKMMLMK; encoded by the coding sequence ATGATCAAGAAGTACTTGGTTTTGTCTCTTGTGCTGTCGGTTGCCGCGGCAGCATGGGCAGCACCTGCTACCTCCAAGCGTGTGGATACCAGCCACAAGACGCCTGTAGTCGGAAATGCAACTGAGGTAAACCACACACAGACGGCGGTTAGCCGTATCCCGGACGCGTCCCGGTTGGACGTCATCGGTGACCTTTATCAAGCCGGCACGACCTACTACGACTACCAGCACAACGGTACTGTTGGCCGCATGGTTGGCGTGGACGCAAATGGATTCGTTCATGTCGTTTGGATGAACGGACTCGATGAGTCATTTGCACAGCGCGATGCCTACTACAATTGCTGGGATCCGAACACGGAAGACTGGCAGGAACTCATTCCGGACGGCGGTGTAGCCGCTAATACGGTTCGTGCCGGTTATGTCACAAACACCGTCCTGCCGAACGGTTTTGCGTTCCCGTCGTTTCACTCTACTCCTCCTGGTGAGTCAGTATTGACGACACATGCGTCCATCGACTTCCAAGGAGCGGCAGGAGCATTTACACCGTTTTGGCAGAATCCGTTTGGCGCAAATCAAGTGATTTGGCCGAAGATTGTCCGTGACGACGACGGCACCTTGCACGGTGTTTCGACCTCGGATCCGGATACCGATCAGGGCTACCATTACTGGAAAGCGACCCCGATTTATGACTCGGGATTCGGTATTGAGATTCAGTTCACGACATTTGGCACGGGCGACCAGTATCAAGTTCTGGGCAACGGTGAAGTGATTGCTCCGGACGTTGCGGCATCACCCGTATCGAATCGTGTTGCGGTCGTGTTTAATGATTCGCGCGGTGGTGAAGGCGGAATTACGCAGATCAACAACGACCTCAAGCTGGTGATTTCAGAAGACGGCGGAATGAACTTCGCTCCGCCGATCGACTTGACGGACTGGATTGAGCCGGACTTTGATTGCGCATCGGGCGACACGATTGCCTGCAACGGCGATACCCTTCGTCCCTACACCTGCCTTGACGTTGAATTTGACTACAACGACAACATTCACGTCGCTTTCACGACCCGCACGCTGTATGAATTCGGTTATCCGGGTTACGACGCTCCGCCGACGGCCTTCATCAACATGTCCAGCATTTGGCACTGGGGTGAGGACACGGACGAGTTTTCCAACATCGTGAATCACAATCAGTTTGCGACTTTCTCGAATGGCGACAGCTTGCTAGGCGACAACGCGTGGCAGTTGATGGTTCAGCGTCCGAGCATGGCATTTGACACGCTGAACGGCGGCGATGACATGTACTGCTCATTCATTTGGCACGATTCCTCACAGTATTCGGCGAACTACTACATGAGCGCCGATATCTGGGTTGCCTATTCCTGCAATAACGGCCGTACGTGGTTTGAACCTATCAACGTGACCAACACGGTGACTCCGGTTGGCGCAGCGCCGGGTGAGTGCCTGCATGAACGTGATCAGTCGCTGGCTCCGCTGGTGACCTATGACGGTGCAGAAGGCTTCCTACATCTTGAATACGTATTGGATACGGATGTCGGCGGTGTTCCGCAGACTGAAGGTGCCACGACGTTAAACAACGTATACTACCAGCGCATACCGCTTGCGGATCTTGAGTTCACAACGCCGCATCCGTATAACACGGTGACGCTGCATGTTGACGGAAGCCAGCACACAGGCACTGGTGCGGTTCCGTTTGATCCGAACAATCTTTGCGCGACGTCTGTTGGCCGCGGCGGCGAAGGCATACCGACGGCGTTCCAGCTGTTCCAGAACTACCCGAACCCGTTCAACCCGTCCACGAACATTCAGTTTGATCTTGTGAATGCATCCAAGGTTACGCTGAAGGTTTACAACGTGCTGGGAGAAGAGGTTGCCACACTTGTTGACGGCGAAGCGTTGTCAGCAGGTGCTCATACTTACGCGTTTGATGCTTCAAGGCTTGCGAGCGGCGTCTACATGTACCGTCTCGAGGCCAATGGAGTTTCCGCAACGCGCAAGATGATGCTCATGAAGTAA